From one Planktothrix agardhii NIES-204 genomic stretch:
- the hisS gene encoding histidyl-tRNA synthetase — MELIKALRGTRDILPDEIGYWQWVESIARDVLFKANYQEIRTPIFEQTALFERGIGEATDVVGKEMYTFVDRGERSVTLRPEGTAGVVRSFIENKLHATSGAQRLWYTGPMFRYERPQAGRQRQFHQIGVEVLGSRDARADVEVIAIATNLLKTLGLKNLNLNLNSVGNSSDRQAYRQALVDYLSQYQDELDPDSQDRLSRNPLRILDSKHPRTQEIVQDAPSILEYLGDDSRAHFEQVKQLLTALEIPYSLNPRLVRGLDYYTHTAFEIISDDLGAQATVCGGGRYDGLVQELGGPETPAVGWAIGLERLVILLQQLNSISGSTLDFYIVSKGNLAESQALILAQKLRTNGFAVELDLSGSAFGKQFKRADRSGAVACLVLGDAEAEQQTLKLKWLKTGEETTLNQSDLFDKIDQFRQQIKSLKKT, encoded by the coding sequence ATGGAACTAATTAAAGCATTACGAGGAACACGGGATATTCTGCCTGATGAAATAGGATATTGGCAATGGGTTGAATCTATTGCTAGGGATGTTTTATTTAAGGCAAATTATCAAGAAATTCGCACCCCAATTTTTGAACAAACGGCTTTATTTGAACGGGGTATCGGGGAAGCGACGGATGTTGTCGGGAAAGAAATGTATACCTTTGTTGACCGAGGTGAACGCTCTGTTACCCTGCGTCCAGAGGGAACAGCCGGAGTCGTTCGCAGCTTTATTGAAAACAAACTCCACGCCACATCTGGGGCGCAACGGTTATGGTATACTGGGCCGATGTTTCGCTATGAACGCCCCCAAGCCGGACGTCAACGACAGTTTCATCAAATTGGGGTTGAGGTGTTAGGAAGTCGGGATGCTAGGGCTGATGTGGAAGTGATTGCGATCGCCACAAATTTATTAAAAACCTTGGGATTAAAGAATTTAAACCTTAACTTAAATTCCGTCGGAAATTCAAGCGATCGCCAAGCCTATCGTCAAGCTTTAGTTGATTATTTAAGCCAATATCAAGACGAATTAGATCCCGATTCTCAGGATCGATTATCCCGAAATCCCTTAAGAATTTTAGATAGTAAACACCCCCGCACCCAAGAAATTGTTCAGGATGCTCCGAGTATTTTAGAATATTTAGGAGATGATTCCCGCGCTCATTTTGAACAGGTTAAACAGCTATTAACGGCGTTAGAAATTCCCTACAGTTTGAACCCTCGATTAGTGCGAGGTTTAGATTATTATACCCATACGGCGTTTGAGATTATTTCTGATGATTTAGGTGCCCAAGCAACGGTTTGTGGAGGCGGTCGTTATGATGGTTTAGTCCAAGAATTAGGGGGGCCAGAAACTCCGGCGGTTGGTTGGGCGATCGGGTTAGAAAGGTTAGTGATTCTGTTACAACAATTGAACTCTATTTCTGGTTCTACCTTAGATTTTTATATCGTTTCTAAGGGAAATTTAGCCGAATCTCAGGCTTTAATTCTAGCTCAAAAATTGCGGACAAATGGCTTTGCGGTAGAACTAGATTTAAGTGGAAGTGCCTTCGGTAAACAGTTTAAACGGGCTGACCGCAGTGGTGCTGTCGCTTGTTTAGTATTAGGAGATGCGGAAGCCGAACAGCAAACTCTGAAGTTAAAATGGTTAAAAACCGGAGAAGAAACAACCCTTAACCAATCGGATTTATTTGATAAAATCGATCAATTTCGCCAACAAATCAAATCTTTAAAAAAAACTTAA
- a CDS encoding LuxR family transcriptional regulator, giving the protein MQKLEANMTESNSRRPVSLSDREVQVVELVASGLTNQEISEKLEISKRTVDNHISNILTKTATDNRVSLVRWALQWGKVCLDDINCCSLPVVTTEDETEVIISSSVE; this is encoded by the coding sequence ATGCAGAAATTGGAAGCTAATATGACGGAAAGCAATTCTCGCAGACCTGTTTCTCTCTCAGATAGAGAAGTGCAAGTCGTAGAGTTAGTGGCTAGTGGATTAACCAATCAAGAAATTTCAGAAAAACTGGAAATTAGTAAGCGTACCGTTGACAATCATATTAGTAACATTCTAACAAAAACTGCCACCGATAACCGAGTTTCATTAGTGCGTTGGGCCTTGCAATGGGGCAAGGTTTGTCTGGATGATATTAATTGCTGTTCTCTACCAGTTGTGACCACTGAGGATGAAACAGAAGTGATCATTTCTTCTTCAGTAGAATAG
- the ackA gene encoding acetate kinase: MKILVLNAGSSSQKSCLYEIKEPALPDYPLHPIWEANIDWTASKELGLMTVKTPGVKQEYPLDLKSKPEAIAQLFNTLISGETKVLNDFSEITIVGHRVVHGGSDYSEATLIDQKVKSTIRDLIPLAPSHNPAHLEGIEAVETLLGNVPQVAVFDTAFHRTMPDYATVYPIPYQYFQDGIKRYGFHGTSHKYCAQKTAKILGKPLEFLKLITCHLGNGCSLAAIKDGISINTTMGFTPLEGLIMGTRSGSIDPSIVLYLISQYKYDIQQINQILNKESGLKGIVGESGDLRYVLTEMNAGNAQAKLAFDMYIHHLKMGIGQMLANLGGLDALVFTAGVGEHAEKVREAACQGWEFLGLKLDLEKNASHPIDQEISTADSRVKILAVHTEEDWAIATECWHIFNSYTQQ, from the coding sequence ATGAAAATATTAGTATTAAATGCGGGTTCAAGTTCTCAAAAAAGTTGTCTGTATGAAATTAAAGAACCAGCATTACCAGACTATCCCTTACACCCGATTTGGGAAGCCAATATTGATTGGACAGCCTCAAAAGAATTAGGTTTGATGACCGTAAAAACTCCAGGGGTAAAACAAGAATATCCCTTAGATTTAAAGTCTAAACCAGAGGCGATCGCGCAATTATTTAATACCCTAATTTCAGGGGAAACCAAAGTATTAAATGATTTCTCAGAAATTACAATAGTTGGTCATCGAGTTGTCCATGGAGGTTCAGACTATTCAGAAGCAACATTAATTGATCAAAAGGTAAAATCAACAATTAGAGATTTAATTCCCCTCGCTCCCAGTCATAACCCCGCCCATTTAGAAGGAATTGAAGCCGTAGAAACCCTATTAGGGAATGTTCCCCAAGTCGCGGTTTTTGATACGGCATTCCATCGAACCATGCCCGATTATGCCACGGTTTATCCCATTCCCTATCAATATTTTCAAGATGGAATCAAACGCTATGGATTTCATGGGACTAGCCATAAATATTGCGCTCAAAAAACGGCGAAAATTCTAGGAAAACCTTTAGAATTTTTAAAATTAATTACCTGTCATTTAGGGAATGGATGTTCCTTAGCCGCTATTAAAGATGGGATTAGTATTAATACAACGATGGGATTTACTCCCCTAGAAGGATTAATTATGGGAACCCGAAGCGGTTCTATTGATCCATCCATTGTATTATATTTAATCAGTCAATATAAATATGATATTCAGCAAATTAATCAAATTTTAAATAAAGAATCGGGGTTAAAAGGTATTGTCGGGGAGTCGGGCGATCTGCGATATGTGTTAACAGAAATGAACGCTGGAAATGCTCAAGCTAAACTGGCTTTTGATATGTATATTCATCACTTAAAAATGGGAATCGGACAAATGTTAGCTAATTTAGGCGGTTTGGATGCCTTAGTTTTTACCGCCGGAGTCGGAGAACACGCCGAAAAAGTTCGAGAAGCAGCTTGTCAAGGATGGGAGTTTTTAGGCTTAAAATTAGACTTAGAAAAAAATGCCTCTCACCCTATTGATCAAGAGATTTCCACCGCAGATTCAAGGGTTAAAATATTAGCGGTTCATACAGAGGAAGATTGGGCGATCGCCACTGAATGTTGGCATATTTTTAATTCCTATACACAACAATAA
- a CDS encoding phosphoglycerate mutase — protein MTVKLYFLRHGETTYNQQRGYCGNLDPELTENGLKMAEQFAQSYHNLPWTAVFISPMKRTIATAKPLCDLVGLEMQFREGLKEIAYGEWEGKLPQTVNENYHDDYVRWLTDPGWNAPTGGEKGIDIARRSSQVIQEIEERYPSGNILIVSHKATIRIMLCELLGIDIGRFRDRIVMPTGAVSIVELSSRGPLLHTLADRCHLDETLRSSIGT, from the coding sequence ATGACTGTTAAATTGTATTTTCTACGACATGGAGAAACCACCTATAATCAACAAAGGGGTTATTGTGGAAATTTAGATCCCGAATTAACCGAAAATGGCTTAAAAATGGCCGAGCAATTTGCCCAATCTTATCATAATTTACCTTGGACGGCTGTATTTATTAGTCCGATGAAACGAACTATTGCAACAGCTAAACCGTTGTGTGATCTAGTGGGTTTAGAAATGCAATTTAGAGAAGGTTTAAAAGAAATTGCCTATGGAGAATGGGAAGGAAAACTTCCCCAAACCGTTAATGAAAATTACCATGATGATTATGTTAGATGGTTAACTGATCCGGGTTGGAATGCGCCAACAGGAGGGGAAAAAGGAATTGATATTGCTCGCCGTTCTTCCCAGGTAATTCAAGAAATTGAAGAACGTTATCCATCGGGTAATATTCTAATTGTATCCCATAAAGCCACGATTAGAATTATGTTATGTGAATTATTAGGAATTGATATTGGCAGATTTCGCGATCGCATTGTTATGCCAACGGGGGCTGTTAGTATAGTAGAATTATCTTCTCGCGGGCCGTTATTACATACTTTAGCAGATCGGTGTCATTTAGATGAAACTTTACGGTCTTCTATTGGGACTTAA